Part of the Kwoniella pini CBS 10737 chromosome 6, complete sequence genome is shown below.
CCTGGTCGATTTTCGTCGGAATATATCAGAGAGGATGTATAAACGATGTTGAGTACCCAAAtgtgatttgatgaatttgagaTGATAAAGCCCGCGTATAGATCAAGTGAGAGCTATAGTACGATGTATTGTGGTAGCATCGTTGAAAACATCTTTTAGACTTTTTGTTAAACTCATTCGACCTCATCCGTGGTATATGCATAAAATCAGGCTCATGAATGCAGCTCGCGTGGCCACATTGGAGAGGGGGTGAGATCAGGCTCAGGAGTCAGAAGACTTCGGGCGGGATCAAATGATGCCACAGGATTAAGACAAAACACCGAGAAACTCCGTTACACTGTTTGATGAAAGATTACTGTATGGCAGgtaaatttattgattCAATGGAAATGCATGGTCGTTTGTAGCCTTGGTTAGGATTTGGTGTATACGGTTCGGCTGCTATACTGCTTGGCTCACTCTCACTCACATTCTGACTCAGGCTTACCCTTTGGTTGTTGCTTGACAGCTTTGCACAATTCGACATTCTCAAAACCATCAATTACTTATATCTCCCTCTTTGTccatcaaaaaaaaaggcTAAGCCAATACATAATACAATGGTCAGTATCACACTCATCATACATTCCTGTAGAAcaagtagaagaaggaagaaagcATAAGAGGGAGGATTGTATCAGGATAGCGAGACAGTGCTGACGATGTTTTCTGCTTTTGCTCAACAATTACTTTTCTCTACACTGCGACTCATCAATCCTATCACACAACTGGATATAACATACAACAGGTTCGATACGCCTCTGCCCACATTGTCGCCGGCAACCCTGAAAAGTGTGGGTAGATGTCTTTCTTGGTGTTGGGATCGGATTGAAGGATAGTCAAAGGCTGATCGTTGGAgttgtttgatttgattttttagtCGCCAAGGCCCGAGGAGAGTATGTCCCAACTCATTTCAAAAACATGAGAGAGGTTGCTGCTGCTCTTACTGGTGAGTCGAAATCTCAAAACAATGAGGGCGTTTATTGGGAAGTCTTCAGACACGCTGACCTGACGGAAATGTAAAATAGGTTTGAACATCAAGAAGGCTTACACCTACCTTGCTGACGTTCAAGACCACAAGCAAATCATTCCTTTCAGACGTTTCGCTGGTGGTATCGGACGAGCTTCTCAAGCTAAACAATTCAAGACCACCAAAGGTGTGTTTGgataaatgaatttaggATACTGGTCAATAAAAGGGGAAATACTGACTATTTGTGGAATGGTTATAGGTCGATGGCCCGAGAAGTCTGTTAGATTCATCCTTCGATTACTCAAGAACGCTGAATCCAACGCCGATGCCAAAGATCTTGAAGTTGAGgatttgatcatcaagaaCATTGTTGTTCAACAAGCTCCTAAAACCCGACGAAGAACTTACCGAGCTCACGGTAGAATGTGAGTTGTGGAAATATACCCgcttttctctttcacGTATGCTGACTATATACTCTTTAATTAGCAACCCATACCAAGGTCACCCATGTCACATTGAAATCATCCTCTCCACCCCTTCCTCCGAAGTACCAAGAGCCAAAGACCTCGATGTTACTTCCAGCTcaaagaagggaaagacCGTTGCTGCTATTGAAGCATAAATTGGTTTAGGATAGTTTTCTGGGTAGTTAGACGGCAGACCATACCAGGTTGTGCTATGTATGATGGATCCATACTGCTGCATTACGATAATGTGTTCGAAAAAGGGCTCGCCTAGACTGCATTTTGAGCTTTTGTGTGTCGCATCAATTCCAAACGATATTGCACATACATATGATGAATGTTTtttgagaaaagaaaggtgTTGCTGTTTGATTACGTAAATAAGCAACATGTCCGTTTGCGACGCGAATTAAGTAAAGTGAACttcaagaaagataaatgaTCATCCCTACTACTTTTCCATTGTACctttttatcatttctgAAGTAAATATCAAAGCACCACACAGAATTAATACAATGAGTCAGTCAGGTCCACCAGCAGATGCTAAACAAGCACAAGCAGCAGCAATGGCAGAACTTGAAGCAGCAcaaaggaaaaaaagagCAATTGATTCAACCTTAGTAAGTTTTAAATCCCCTATTCGTTCATTTGTTTGTTAAATCTGACTTttgttttaaaaaaaaggcaaatttagaaaattcTATATATGCATTTGAAGGTAGTTATTTAGATGAAACAGCTGCATCAGGAGgaaatataataaaagTTAGTTTAAAAATTCGTAAAATTctcattttttttaaagaGTAAAACAATAAGACGTTtcatttttgattaatgattttcatttgaatttgaatttaattattttagGGATTTGATAATTATTTAAAACCACCTACtacaaatttaaataaaaagaaaattgaagTTACAGAAGGAGATAGATTATTTAGTACAAGTAGTGGAACTTATCAACAGGTGCGCAATTAGCATTCTTTTATTCATCTCCAACCTAAAAGACTCAGAAGAGAATAAGGAACTTATAATAAATGTCAAATGCTCCcaatcaattcaactttccCTCGATATCACcttattcatcattttcgCGAAATCACTCTCAATGTTACCTGCTCATCAAAAACTTATAGAGTCTTGTCGCTAAAAGGcaatatgatattgaagCAGCTGCCTTGAATAATAAGAATTCTTCCAAATAAGAAAATAACAACCATCACCGGTCTTCATTCACATCCATTAACATCGTTGTCTGTTTGCTCTTCGGTCTAGCGATTGTATGATTGCCTTCAAAACCGAAACCCATTCAAGAATGTATAACGTGGTCATGTCATCGTCGAGTCAGTTAATATTGGGTTAATATTGAAGTCAACTGGTCCGGAAATCATAACATCAAACACAGTATGCAAAGACAACTGGAAGTTCAAACTAAAcatcaagatcaacaaaattAAATGGATACATCTTGGATGCCCAACGCCGTAATGCACTCCCATCGGCCGAGACTCAACGGAGTAGACACGATGATTGAATTATAATGAAGAACAATCATTGTGGGCGAAATATAAAAGATACCTTTTCAGCCGTATGTCGATTACGTATGGGCTTCAATAGATATGCATAGATTGTACATACACTTTGCTTTTGGCTGTTTGGAATGGAATGGATCTGTTTCTTACTTTGTTTCTTACACTACGGTGAAATGTCGAACTCGGCATCAGACATACTTCAACAGAAATTGTTGACATATGCTGTTTTTTTCCTTTGTGAAAATCCCTTTaatctctttcatcttctggaACTACATCATATCCTGCTCTGGACTGAGCACCAGCGGCTGGTAAATCCCCAgtttcttctaattcaggtTCATGAGGTAGGTGAATATTTGGTGGAGGAGGGAAAATAATAGGTTTAACCAAACCATTAAATACGAATGTTCCATACCTGTCCCATACTCTATCAGTTTGAAATCAGACGATGAGATTTGACAATTAATATACTCACACTAGCATAGCAAAACCTGAAACTTGAAGTAAACTGAAAGGCCAAATAAGTTTTTCCCAACCCAAACCTAAACTGACTACCCAAATTCCAAGTGTACGACAAGTATCAACTGTACTTCTTGTAGTTGCGCTAACTCTATGAGTAACACTTAATccaaagaaattaaaagcACCAATACTAAACATAATTGCAATACATGATCCCCATACTGTTGGTgttgaaattatttgattccATCCTCTTGGAATATCAAAATaagttgattgatttcttgCAAAGATTTGTAAAAAAATCATAGCTAAAGAAGTTGTAATTAATCCGAAAAACCCTTCTAAAGTTACAGCAGCTAAAGCTTCAACTTTATAATGACTCataattttttcttctactACATATTGACCTGCTGTAAATATTTGAGCAAATAGAATTAATAATACTCCTACAGCTACTCTAGCAGGATCATCTTGAGGTCTTTCTGCTAAAGTAatgattaaatcaattggatCTGATAACTTTTGCTTGACTAAACTTCCTGATAATCCAACTAAACAAACACCTAAAGTGACTATAACGAGAGCTGACCATTGATAAAGCCATAAATGACGTCTCAAAAAAATGACTGAAAGCACACCGACCCATAATACCAAAGCTCCTCTTGacatttgaaagattgataCCGGGGTAAGGATGAGACCGGTATTCATCAATGTAGTTCCGCAAACTAAAGGGATTGTCAGATTATATTCCATGTTTAGATCTGCATCAGCTCACTATCAAAGAAAGCAGGGAACCACATCCAACAAATTTTCCAGCCTGATAATACAGCGTTATGTGGGCCATGTCCAGGAATCAAAGgttgattttcatcttccatttcGTCTTCTTGTGCATGATGATTAGGCGGCGCGAGAAGTTTAGTCAAAAATGATGcttgattattttcataAGCTTTGTTCGGACGATTATAATACCCTATCAACAAAGGAATCCAGCAGAAGAATTCGCCAATGAACATACTTGAAGGATCAGCCACGAACGTCAATCATTTAGCACTTACTTTAACGTTTGCCATACCTAATTAAACGTTAGCTCCATTTAAACCTTTCTGAGGATATAGAGCTAACTCACAGGCTGCTCAAAGTCGACTCTAGGTCCTGTAGCATCCGGTCCACAATTCTCGACACATTCCATatcttgatattttgatctaCGATGAGAACAGCTTAAGCCTTATTTACCATGAGCTGAAATGTAACTTACAGTAAACTATTCGCACATCCCGTAATGAACATACCCGCCACCAAGGTACCGACACCCATCTTAGACGACATAGCGATTGAGTGCTCGGAGGAAGAGGTTGTGACTATCCACACTGAATAACGACTTTCCGAGCGATAGATTGAGTTGATGTAGCGaataatgaagaaacaCGAGTAACAAAGGATACAGGATTGAAATGTCTTTGGTGGGTATCGCACATAGCCGGACAAGTAAAGGTGACACGATCACACGGTTGCAATCAATATCCCGCATTGGGGCAAGAGTGGAGGTTGATCACctagaagatgatcattGCGCCATCGATTGTGCATACAGCAATTAAGATATCTTATACATTTCTTATTCAGCTCCTTTGTTCTCTACAAGTCAGTCTTACAGGACAGCTGAACTGCTGCACAGAGACCAAAACCATAGTACAACAAAAAGACTAGACCGATCAGGTTCGAGCTCAATCGCTTTAAATTACAATCTCACTATTAGTAATTATCGACATGCCAAGACATGACCATTTCTCAACTCGATCAATTCACGTTGGATCTGAGCCTGATCCATCAACCGGAGCTGTAGTACCCAGTTTAAGCGTAGCTACTACCTTCAGACAAGAAGGAGTCAGCAAGCCTTTACGAGTGAGTATCACATGGTAGTGGAACAGTTCTCGTCGTCTCATATTGGTATTACATCTTAGGGATTTGACTATTCTCGTTCAAGTAATCCAACTAGATCGGATCTTGAATCGCTCCTTACTTCTTTGGAAACTTGTCCTTCGGCGACCGTGGCAAACGATGCGAGACACGATGCTTCAGGTGGAGAAAGCTTGGTATTCGCTTCTGGATCAGCTGCTACTGCTGCTATAGCTCATTGGGTTACTCTTAAtaaggaagaaggaggtgCCGGTGGAAAAGATGGTAAAGGATTTGGTGGTCATATATTAGCCGTGAACGATGTTGTGAGTGTTGTCGTTCAGCTGTAGATGACACATTGTTCCACAGCTGCTAATCGTATTTTAACCGCACAGTACGGTGGAACAGCTAGATATCTTTCTCGAGCTAGTCGACCAACCGGTTTGGAGGTCACGTATCTCAACATGGAGAAAGCTGGCGAAAAAGGTATCAGAGAAGCTATAAGACCAGATACAAAGGTTAGCCGATATAAGCAGGGAAGACATGCCAGCTGATACTTCAACTTGTAGTTGATTTGGCTGGAACTGCCTACTAATCCGCTTCTTCTCGTACCGCCTGTTCGGCTGATATCAGATATTGTACACTCTTTACCGTCTGAAACTCGTCCGCTCATACTTGTCGATTCAACATTCCTCTCACCATACTATTTCACACCACTTATTCCTACCAACGGAGAACATCCTCTAGCTGATATAACTATGTCATCATTGTCAAAATACTCATCCGGTCATTCAGATATAATTTTAGGTTCATTAACAATATCACCAACTACAAATAAATTAAGACCTGAATTAATAAAGGGTTTGAGATTTTTACAAAATTCAATGGGagcttcaccttctccaagAGATTGTCATTTAATGATAAGAAGTATTAAAACATTAAGTGTTAGAATGATTAAACATGGTTTAAATGCATtaagaatatcaaattggtTATCcacaaaaacaaatttaattgaaaaagtaaGATATCCGGGATTAAAAACTGATAATGCTTTTGAATATGTAcaagatttaatttcaaaaaatgCTAAAAGAGAACTTGAATTTCTTGGTTGGAAATTTCCTtttaataaagaaaataaagattttgatataGATGTAGATGAAACAAATTTAGAATTTACAAGAAATTTAGGTATACCTTTTGGAGGAATGATTACTTTTACAATTAAAAATGCAAATTCTaaacaagttgaaaaatttTGTACAGAATtaagaatttcaattttagctGAAAGTTTAGGTGGTGTTGAAAGTTTAATTGAAGTTCCATATGGAATGACTCATGCTGTAAATcttattttctttttttttcttcttgtttctataaatataaatactTGATTCTAATcctgaatttcaattttagcaTTTACCACAAGAAactttaaatgaattaaatattaCACCTAATTTAATTAGACTTAGTGTAGGAATAGAAGATTATGAAGATCTtatagaagatttagaacAAGCTTTAGAAATTGCTATGGGTACAGAAAAGGCGACTGTGGATTGATGTTTTCAATCACAGAAAGCCCTTCTGTATGTAATCttatgaaattgaaagatttcGTACCCTTATTTCATTCAAAGAACCCATTTTGAATCTTCGATATCCTGTATGTATGTTAAGTCGAATAATAATTAGTAACAGAAAGAAACTTGTAACTCTGAGAAAATGTAATGTAAATAGAAAATATTCTGTGTACTTCATTTACCAAAAGACAATTCTTTGCAGTGTGCTGACTGAATGACGATTAACGATTTTTCTGATTCAACGACATCTTCAATGcatgaaattattataatACAGTTGACATTTCGTCGAATTCATGATGCAAAATAATACTATTATCCAGACTCAACTCTTATAATCCACtatttttcaacttcaatttcactatcttcttcactttcaatttcttcaacattttccatttcaatatcactttcatcttgatcactatttaaaattggtaattcttttaattcaactttgaaacctaattttaaaaaaccatcttgaatttcttttaatttactTGAAGAAACACTTATTGATGCAATAGAagtatttgaattaaataatggtaaaaaatatttttcaattacattttttagattttcaatttttattaacggtaatttttttaaaaagttttcatcattttttttacctattccttttaaaatttcatttaaatatGTTGTTGATGCAGCAGATAAAACTGTTTCTGATTTTCTTGCATAATCATATGTCatacttgatcttgaaccgtcaattatatctttatcaagtttaatctaaaaataaaatgtTATATAAATCAGTTAAGGGTGATTCATTCTTTATAAGATAACTTACGCTTCCATCTACCAGACCTTGCATAATCTTCCCAGCAGCTTCATAAGCCAACATAGCATTTGGACTCTACATGATTCGTTACGATTAGCTCGAATCGTCAAAGCGGTAACTTAGACCAAGCTGACTCACTCGATATACTGTAAATCCAACTAATCCAGGCTCTGGATAGACTGAAACGTGTGCACCGTAGGCTAATCCACTTCCTCTAATGGATTTCCAGAGGTAGCTTTCCATAGCGTTCAATATAGATGC
Proteins encoded:
- a CDS encoding 60S ribosomal protein uL22, giving the protein MVRYASAHIVAGNPEKFAKARGEYVPTHFKNMREVAAALTGLNIKKAYTYLADVQDHKQIIPFRRFAGGIGRASQAKQFKTTKGRWPEKSVRFILRLLKNAESNADAKDLEVEDLIIKNIVVQQAPKTRRRTYRAHGRINPYQGHPCHIEIILSTPSSEVPRAKDLDVTSSSKKGKTVAAIEA